In Streptomyces sp. NBC_00878, a single window of DNA contains:
- a CDS encoding methylmalonyl-CoA mutase family protein, protein MTVLPDDGLSLAAEFPDATHEQWQRLVAGVLRKSGKEVSDDAAEDALSTTLEDGLRARPLYSAHDSAPDPGLPGFAPFVRGGRAEGTTLGGWDARQRHTAADGDAVLADLENGVTSLWLAVGAGGFPVSSLGRVLDDVYLDLAPVVLEAGREVEPAARELLQLYEERGVARDAARGNLGADPLGHEARTGDDGFDFAPVAALARLCAEEYPGLRAMTVDALPYHEAGGSAAQELGCSLATGVAYLRELTGAGLTVEQAVAQLEFRYAATADQFLTIAKLRAARRLWARVTEVCGAPGGQLQHAVTSPVMMSRRDPWVNMLRATIATLAAGVGGAEAVTVLPFDHALGLPDAFARRIARNTSTILVEESHLSRVIDPAGGSWYVERLTDELAHAGWEFFQRIEQQGGQAAALRSGRIGKDLAATWATRSAKLAKRREPVTGVSEFPNLAERLVEREPAPVPPPGGLPRVRRDEAYEALRARSDAHLAATGTRPRIFLAALGPAAAHTTRLTFASNLFQAGGIEPVTEGAFEDSGATEACLCSSDALYEERAAEVTASLKAAGARHVFLAGRPGQYSGVDAYVFTGCDAVAVLSATLDRMGVS, encoded by the coding sequence ATGACGGTCCTGCCTGACGACGGGCTCTCGCTGGCCGCCGAGTTCCCTGACGCGACCCATGAGCAGTGGCAACGCCTCGTGGCGGGCGTACTGCGCAAGTCGGGCAAGGAAGTCTCGGACGACGCAGCCGAGGACGCTCTGTCCACCACGCTGGAGGACGGGCTCCGCGCCCGCCCTCTGTACAGCGCACACGACTCCGCACCCGATCCCGGCCTGCCCGGTTTCGCCCCCTTCGTACGGGGTGGCCGTGCCGAGGGCACCACCCTCGGCGGCTGGGACGCACGGCAAAGGCACACGGCCGCCGACGGCGACGCGGTCCTCGCGGACCTGGAGAACGGGGTCACCTCACTCTGGCTGGCCGTCGGCGCGGGCGGCTTCCCCGTGTCGTCGCTCGGCCGGGTCCTCGATGACGTCTACCTCGATCTGGCACCGGTTGTGCTGGAAGCGGGGCGTGAAGTCGAGCCCGCCGCACGGGAGTTGCTGCAGCTGTACGAGGAGCGGGGGGTCGCGCGCGACGCGGCTCGTGGCAACCTTGGCGCCGATCCCCTGGGCCATGAGGCCCGTACGGGGGACGACGGGTTCGACTTCGCGCCCGTCGCCGCTCTCGCGCGGCTGTGCGCCGAGGAGTACCCGGGGCTGCGGGCGATGACCGTGGACGCCTTGCCGTACCACGAGGCCGGCGGGTCGGCGGCCCAGGAGCTGGGCTGCTCGCTGGCGACCGGTGTCGCCTATCTGCGGGAGCTGACCGGGGCGGGCTTGACGGTCGAACAGGCCGTGGCCCAGCTGGAGTTCCGGTACGCGGCCACCGCCGACCAGTTCCTCACCATCGCCAAGCTGCGGGCGGCGCGCAGGCTGTGGGCGCGGGTCACCGAGGTGTGCGGCGCCCCGGGCGGGCAGCTTCAGCATGCCGTGACCTCGCCGGTGATGATGTCCCGCCGCGACCCGTGGGTGAACATGCTGCGCGCGACGATCGCGACGCTGGCGGCCGGGGTCGGCGGCGCCGAGGCGGTCACGGTGCTGCCCTTCGACCACGCGCTCGGCCTGCCGGACGCGTTCGCCCGCCGGATCGCCCGCAACACGTCGACGATCCTGGTCGAGGAGTCGCATCTGTCCCGGGTGATCGACCCGGCGGGCGGCTCTTGGTACGTGGAGCGGCTCACCGACGAACTCGCCCACGCGGGCTGGGAGTTCTTCCAGCGGATCGAGCAACAGGGCGGCCAGGCGGCGGCGTTGCGCTCGGGCCGCATCGGCAAGGACCTCGCCGCCACCTGGGCGACGCGCAGCGCGAAGCTCGCCAAGCGACGCGAACCCGTCACCGGCGTCAGCGAGTTCCCCAACCTCGCCGAACGGCTCGTGGAACGCGAGCCCGCCCCCGTGCCACCGCCCGGCGGGCTGCCGCGCGTGCGGCGCGACGAGGCGTACGAGGCACTGCGCGCCCGCTCCGACGCCCACCTCGCGGCGACCGGCACCCGGCCGCGGATCTTCCTGGCCGCGCTCGGCCCCGCCGCCGCCCACACCACCCGCCTCACCTTCGCCTCGAACCTGTTCCAGGCGGGCGGCATCGAGCCCGTCACCGAGGGCGCGTTCGAGGACAGCGGTGCCACCGAGGCCTGTCTGTGCTCCAGCGACGCGCTGTACGAGGAGCGGGCCGCCGAGGTCACCGCGTCCCTCAAGGCGGCGGGCGCCCGGCACGTGTTCCTCGCGGGCCGTCCCGGGCAGTACTCCGGTGTCGACGCCTACGTCTTCACGGGCTGCGACGCCGTAGCCGTGCTCTCCGCCACCCTCGACCGCATGGGAGTGTCCTGA
- a CDS encoding cyclopropane-fatty-acyl-phospholipid synthase family protein has translation MTGAASVLARCVETATGTQLPVAIKAWDGSTAGPVDGPAFVLRSPQALRRMLWRPGQLGLARAWVAGEFDVDGDLYEALDRISRLLWDREGAEKADGDDGAARGLSAFLRGPSGVRALFETVALARPGLPPAPPAEEVGGRRGRAHTLRSDRAAISHHYDVGNDFYRLVLGPSLVYSCAYWQGRPDDGATLEEAQEAKLELICRKLDLRAGERLLDVGCGWGSLALHAARRHGVRVVGVTISGEQAVLARERVERAGLADQVEIRVQDYREIPDGPYDAISSVGMAEHVGTRAFRGYAEILHGLLKPEGRLLNHQIARRPVRDEKSYRMNSFIDRYVFPDGELALVGSTAALLEEAGFEVRDVEALREHYALTLREWVTNLERNWDEAVRLTSPERARVWRLYMAASALGFERNTMGVNQVLAVRTAQDGSSGMPLLRGVGRWAEPALPDDRRTESSALVSEATSS, from the coding sequence ATGACCGGAGCCGCTTCCGTGCTGGCCCGATGTGTCGAGACCGCCACCGGCACTCAGCTGCCCGTGGCCATCAAGGCGTGGGACGGCAGCACGGCCGGGCCGGTGGACGGCCCCGCGTTCGTCCTGCGCAGCCCGCAAGCGCTGCGGCGGATGCTGTGGCGGCCGGGACAACTCGGACTCGCCCGTGCCTGGGTGGCCGGCGAGTTCGATGTCGATGGCGACCTGTACGAGGCGCTCGACCGGATATCGCGCCTGCTGTGGGATCGCGAAGGGGCGGAAAAGGCAGACGGCGACGACGGTGCGGCGCGCGGCCTGTCCGCGTTCCTGCGTGGTCCGAGCGGTGTCCGCGCTCTGTTCGAGACGGTTGCCCTGGCCCGTCCCGGGCTGCCGCCGGCCCCGCCCGCGGAGGAAGTGGGCGGTCGCCGAGGCCGTGCCCACACGCTGCGCAGCGACCGTGCGGCGATCAGCCACCACTACGACGTGGGCAACGACTTCTACCGGCTGGTCCTGGGACCCAGCCTGGTGTACTCGTGCGCCTACTGGCAGGGCCGCCCGGACGACGGGGCCACGCTGGAGGAGGCGCAGGAGGCCAAGCTCGAACTGATCTGCCGGAAGCTCGATCTGCGTGCCGGCGAGCGCCTGCTCGATGTCGGCTGCGGCTGGGGCTCGCTCGCCCTGCACGCCGCGCGGCGGCACGGCGTGCGGGTGGTGGGTGTGACGATCTCCGGAGAACAGGCCGTCCTGGCGCGCGAGCGCGTCGAGCGCGCCGGTCTGGCCGATCAGGTCGAGATCCGCGTACAGGACTACCGGGAGATCCCGGACGGCCCGTACGACGCCATCTCCTCCGTCGGAATGGCGGAGCACGTGGGGACGCGGGCGTTCCGTGGGTACGCGGAGATCCTGCACGGGCTGCTCAAGCCCGAAGGCCGCCTCCTCAACCATCAGATCGCGCGCCGTCCCGTCCGGGACGAGAAGTCGTACCGGATGAACTCCTTCATCGACCGCTATGTGTTCCCCGACGGCGAGTTGGCCCTGGTGGGCTCGACCGCGGCGCTGCTGGAGGAGGCCGGATTCGAGGTGCGTGACGTCGAGGCCCTGCGGGAGCACTACGCGCTGACGCTGCGGGAATGGGTCACCAACCTGGAGCGGAACTGGGACGAGGCGGTACGGCTCACCTCGCCCGAGCGGGCCAGGGTCTGGCGGCTGTACATGGCCGCCTCGGCGCTCGGGTTCGAACGGAACACGATGGGCGTGAACCAGGTGCTGGCCGTCCGGACCGCGCAGGACGGTTCCTCGGGCATGCCCTTGCTCAGAGGGGTGGGCCGGTGGGCGGAGCCGGCGCTGCCCGACGACCGCCGGACGGAATCGTCGGCGCTCGTGTCCGAAGCCACATCCAGCTGA
- a CDS encoding penicillin-binding transpeptidase domain-containing protein: MRNRIKLAVTSAAVLLTGASGYGAVDALGLLKKTGPLSADEVRSTAQDFLDSWQEGDLTAAAALTDDGDAAHQALTQFRRGAGTDVSFKTERQDATRVSFATTLRFRDDGRTSTWTYGSSIKLLRDPGTGEPRVAWLPSVVHPKLRKGDAMTVAEAAAPVVDAVDRDGKKLTAKEFPSLAGVLPSLGRRYGDKLGGTPEVEVRLTRAGGRSSESLHVISAGKPVRLRTTLSAKVQRAAERAVKKFPESSTVAVKPSNGEILAVANNRGDGFNAALLGQLAPGSTMKIITAAALLEKGLVTAPGPAPCPKAARVGGTTFHNLDEFEMPGATFSDGFSRSCNTTFLEFADDIDADTLSREAREVFGVGLDWHSGVATFDGSVPKATGAEKAATMIGQGQVQMNPLNLASVAATASTGRFKQPNLVPPDVDGRPLAEAQRSLPDDVARQLRTMLHRTATEGTAAKAMQGLPGDIGAKTGSAEVGGNATSDSWFAGYRDDVAAAAVVQKGGHGGDAAGPLVRDVLETR; encoded by the coding sequence GACTTCCTCGATTCCTGGCAGGAGGGAGATCTGACGGCCGCGGCAGCGCTCACCGACGACGGCGACGCGGCACATCAGGCGCTGACTCAGTTTCGCCGAGGGGCCGGGACGGACGTCTCCTTCAAGACGGAACGGCAGGACGCCACCCGGGTGTCCTTCGCCACCACCCTCCGGTTCCGTGACGACGGTCGTACGTCGACCTGGACGTACGGTTCCTCCATAAAGCTGCTGAGGGACCCGGGTACGGGCGAGCCTCGCGTCGCCTGGCTGCCGTCCGTGGTGCATCCGAAGCTGCGGAAGGGCGACGCGATGACGGTCGCGGAGGCCGCCGCACCCGTGGTCGACGCCGTCGACAGGGACGGCAAGAAGCTGACGGCCAAGGAGTTTCCCTCCCTCGCCGGCGTACTCCCGTCGCTGGGCCGACGATACGGAGACAAGCTGGGCGGGACGCCCGAGGTGGAGGTCCGGCTCACCAGGGCCGGTGGCCGGTCGAGTGAGTCGCTCCACGTCATCTCGGCGGGCAAGCCGGTCAGACTGCGCACCACCCTGTCCGCGAAGGTCCAGCGGGCGGCCGAGCGAGCGGTCAAGAAGTTCCCGGAGTCCTCCACGGTCGCGGTGAAGCCCAGTAACGGCGAGATCCTCGCGGTGGCCAACAACCGTGGGGACGGATTCAACGCGGCCCTCCTCGGCCAGCTCGCTCCCGGATCCACCATGAAGATCATCACCGCGGCCGCGTTGCTGGAGAAGGGGCTCGTCACCGCGCCGGGCCCCGCACCCTGCCCGAAGGCCGCGCGCGTCGGCGGAACGACCTTCCACAACCTGGACGAGTTCGAGATGCCCGGCGCCACCTTCTCGGACGGCTTCAGCCGTTCCTGCAACACCACGTTCCTCGAGTTCGCGGACGACATCGACGCGGACACCCTGTCCCGGGAGGCGCGCGAGGTCTTCGGCGTGGGCCTCGACTGGCACAGCGGAGTCGCCACCTTCGACGGCAGCGTCCCCAAGGCGACCGGGGCGGAGAAGGCCGCGACGATGATCGGGCAGGGTCAGGTGCAGATGAACCCGCTGAACCTGGCCTCGGTCGCCGCGACCGCCTCGACCGGGAGGTTCAAGCAGCCGAACCTGGTGCCGCCGGATGTGGACGGCCGCCCGCTCGCCGAGGCACAGCGCTCTCTGCCGGACGACGTCGCGCGGCAACTGCGCACCATGCTGCACAGGACCGCGACGGAGGGAACGGCGGCCAAGGCGATGCAAGGGCTGCCGGGAGACATCGGCGCGAAGACCGGCTCGGCCGAGGTCGGCGGGAACGCCACGTCCGACAGTTGGTTCGCCGGCTACCGCGACGACGTCGCCGCGGCGGCCGTCGTGCAGAAGGGCGGCCACGGAGGCGACGCCGCGGGGCCGCTCGTGCGGGACGTACTCGAGACGCGGTAG
- a CDS encoding DoxX family protein, whose translation MMNILMLAGAVFGAGIAASGALHVIGYTRFCTPATTLGFSPAAARAIGVYELIGGAALCAGFWFPVVATTAAVSLFLLTAAAVQYHHWNDDRPRRLVLPALTSMVMLTYAAVTIMT comes from the coding sequence ATGATGAACATCCTCATGCTCGCAGGTGCGGTGTTCGGCGCCGGAATCGCCGCAAGCGGGGCCCTTCACGTAATCGGATACACCCGGTTCTGCACACCCGCCACCACGCTGGGGTTCTCCCCCGCCGCGGCCCGCGCGATCGGGGTGTACGAACTGATCGGGGGTGCGGCACTCTGCGCGGGCTTCTGGTTCCCGGTCGTGGCGACCACGGCGGCTGTCAGCCTCTTCCTTCTCACCGCGGCCGCCGTGCAGTACCACCACTGGAACGACGACAGACCCCGAAGACTCGTCCTGCCGGCGCTCACCTCGATGGTCATGCTCACCTACGCCGCGGTGACGATCATGACGTGA
- a CDS encoding NAD(P)/FAD-dependent oxidoreductase translates to MSEQRRAVVIGASIAGLCTARVLADRFGHVVVVDRGDLPAGPEFRSVVPQGRHAHGILESGQRALEQLFPGVTAELVAAGGPRLDHLADCRVVQYGHPLREAVSGCHFLTVTRPLLEWSLRRRVLDLPNVTIRPDCAAIGLSGDTHRVTGVRTADGELLAADLVADCSGSAGRSDRWLADLGVPRPEVSQVKIGAGYSSRLLKRLPGERVGGAEAAYVLASPPGSPQGGNALPVEGDRWLIGLFALHVGGLPDDDSSFLAFARSLPDPSIAELVARAEPVSGIFLHRFPASRRRHFERLTDVPAGLVTVGDALCTFNPVYGQGMTSAAFQALALEGALDRFGPDGAGTAAAYYTAAAKAVEVPWTLAAGGDFAFPQTRGPKPRGTDLVNHYVRRVAMAAQVSPSVARTLTSVVHLTKPPTHLFHPSTAVRVAAAALRSRR, encoded by the coding sequence GTGAGCGAGCAGCGGCGCGCTGTGGTCATCGGCGCGAGCATCGCGGGACTGTGCACCGCACGGGTGCTGGCGGACAGATTCGGCCATGTCGTGGTGGTCGACCGTGGCGACCTTCCCGCCGGGCCCGAGTTCCGGTCCGTGGTACCCCAGGGGCGGCACGCCCACGGCATCCTCGAATCCGGTCAACGAGCCCTGGAGCAGCTGTTCCCCGGTGTCACGGCGGAACTCGTGGCAGCGGGCGGGCCACGTCTGGACCACCTCGCCGACTGCCGGGTGGTCCAGTACGGGCACCCCTTGCGGGAGGCCGTCTCCGGGTGCCACTTCCTCACGGTCACCAGGCCGCTTCTCGAATGGTCGCTGCGCCGGCGTGTACTGGACCTGCCGAACGTCACCATCCGGCCGGACTGCGCGGCGATCGGCCTGTCCGGCGACACACACCGGGTGACCGGGGTACGGACCGCCGACGGCGAGCTGCTCGCCGCGGACCTGGTGGCCGACTGCTCGGGCTCGGCCGGACGTTCCGACCGGTGGCTGGCGGATCTGGGAGTCCCGCGGCCCGAGGTGTCACAGGTGAAGATCGGCGCGGGCTACTCCAGCCGGTTGTTGAAACGGCTACCGGGCGAACGCGTCGGCGGGGCAGAGGCCGCCTACGTCCTTGCCTCCCCGCCCGGAAGTCCGCAGGGAGGCAACGCGCTGCCCGTCGAAGGCGATCGCTGGCTCATCGGCCTGTTCGCGCTGCACGTGGGCGGCCTGCCCGACGACGACTCCTCGTTCCTGGCTTTCGCCAGGAGCCTGCCCGATCCGTCGATCGCGGAACTGGTGGCCCGCGCCGAGCCGGTCAGCGGCATCTTCCTCCACCGCTTCCCGGCAAGCCGACGACGGCACTTCGAGCGGCTGACGGACGTACCCGCCGGCCTCGTCACGGTCGGGGACGCGCTGTGTACGTTCAACCCCGTCTACGGACAGGGCATGACCAGTGCCGCCTTCCAGGCGCTCGCCCTGGAGGGGGCCCTGGACCGGTTCGGGCCCGACGGGGCCGGGACGGCAGCGGCCTACTACACCGCGGCGGCCAAGGCGGTCGAGGTTCCCTGGACCCTGGCGGCCGGGGGCGACTTCGCGTTCCCGCAGACCCGTGGTCCCAAGCCACGCGGAACCGACCTGGTCAACCACTACGTCCGCAGGGTCGCCATGGCCGCGCAGGTCTCTCCCTCCGTCGCCAGGACCCTGACCTCCGTGGTCCACCTCACGAAGCCGCCGACGCACCTCTTCCACCCGTCGACCGCCGTACGCGTCGCGGCAGCAGCCCTCCGCTCCCGGCGGTAA